The Conexivisphaera calida genome includes a region encoding these proteins:
- a CDS encoding CDP-alcohol phosphatidyltransferase family protein: MLNWLRGRISGLQGSLGRAASSLMPNPSAWTAVGFLLSIFAGVAYWAGPPWAGGILLLASGFIDIVDGAVARSTGRVSSAGAFLDSTLDRFAEVAAYAGIAASSHVPSVIVLLALALSLTVSYLRARFESLSNERPRGLELGERAERLLALGILSLLGSLEVGVLLVLALALETNIERFVLYRRVLSGRTSSMAGNS; this comes from the coding sequence GTGCTGAACTGGCTGCGCGGCCGGATATCCGGGCTCCAGGGATCCCTGGGCCGGGCTGCATCCTCCCTGATGCCCAATCCATCCGCGTGGACGGCCGTCGGCTTCCTCCTCTCCATATTCGCCGGCGTCGCGTACTGGGCGGGTCCTCCCTGGGCCGGTGGCATTCTGCTGCTCGCCTCAGGCTTCATCGATATAGTCGACGGCGCGGTGGCGAGGTCCACGGGCAGGGTCAGCAGCGCCGGCGCGTTCTTGGATTCCACGTTGGACAGGTTCGCTGAGGTGGCCGCCTACGCGGGGATCGCCGCCAGTTCCCACGTGCCATCAGTAATAGTCCTCCTGGCGCTGGCGCTATCGCTCACAGTGAGTTATCTGAGGGCGAGGTTCGAGTCTCTGTCCAATGAGAGACCCAGGGGGCTGGAGCTTGGCGAGAGGGCGGAGCGGCTCCTGGCGCTGGGGATACTGAGCCTGCTTGGATCTCTGGAGGTGGGGGTGCTGCTGGTCTTGGCGCTGGCACTCGAGACGAACATAGAGAGATTCGTGCTCTACAGGCGCGTCCTGAGCGGCAGGACCAGCTCGATGGCCGGGAACAGTTAG
- a CDS encoding MBL fold metallo-hydrolase, with amino-acid sequence MPLDYGDIRITYLEHDSFLIEYKELRIYTDPFKLPQPRYMLGDIVTISHEHYDHLSPDDLRKVAGPGTDIVASVNCQGKVPIGKVSFLSPGSSTSVRGIDVTAVPAYNINKFRAPGEPFHPKNYQGVGFLLKLGSTTVYHAGDTDHIPEMKDLRGKVTIALLPVSGTYVMTPEEAAEAAIDISPEIAIPMHWGAIVGDRKNAEKFRDLLKGKIRVEVLEKERV; translated from the coding sequence ATGCCGCTGGATTATGGAGATATAAGAATAACATACCTGGAGCACGATTCTTTTCTCATAGAGTACAAGGAGCTCAGGATTTACACGGATCCGTTCAAGCTGCCGCAGCCCAGATACATGTTGGGCGACATCGTGACGATAAGCCATGAGCACTACGATCACCTGAGCCCTGACGACCTCAGGAAGGTCGCGGGACCCGGAACGGATATTGTGGCATCAGTAAACTGCCAAGGTAAGGTACCCATAGGCAAGGTGTCGTTCCTGTCACCCGGATCGTCGACGTCCGTGAGGGGAATTGACGTAACGGCCGTGCCTGCCTATAACATCAATAAATTCAGGGCACCGGGTGAGCCCTTCCATCCCAAGAACTATCAGGGTGTTGGCTTTCTCCTGAAGCTGGGCAGTACCACTGTGTACCATGCAGGGGACACCGATCATATACCGGAAATGAAGGATCTGAGGGGTAAGGTGACGATAGCGCTGCTCCCCGTCAGCGGAACTTACGTCATGACCCCCGAAGAGGCGGCTGAGGCGGCTATAGATATCTCGCCCGAGATAGCGATCCCGATGCACTGGGGTGCAATAGTAGGCGATAGGAAGAACGCGGAGAAATTCAGGGATCTATTGAAGGGTAAGATCAGAGTAGAAGTCCTGGAAAAGGAAAGGGTGTGA
- a CDS encoding GIY-YIG nuclease family protein, protein MSCSSLSPSRGLYVLVIRLETELRTERVTLGPGVYLYIGSAGGPGGLRGRVCRHLRYTGKVRRWHVDQVLGAGTLEGVYVLEGVSGVKAERELAEKLASVLPEGAREFGNTDTGGPSHLLRLRPDVDLRSLLGSGWSYVDLSSP, encoded by the coding sequence TTGAGCTGCAGCTCGCTGAGCCCCTCCAGAGGCCTGTATGTGCTCGTGATACGCTTGGAAACGGAGCTGAGGACCGAGCGCGTCACGCTGGGGCCAGGAGTCTATCTATACATCGGGAGCGCGGGCGGGCCTGGTGGATTGAGGGGGCGTGTGTGCAGACATCTGAGATACACCGGAAAGGTGCGCAGATGGCACGTCGACCAGGTGCTGGGCGCTGGGACGCTCGAGGGCGTGTACGTGCTCGAGGGCGTCAGCGGCGTGAAGGCGGAGAGGGAGCTGGCGGAGAAGCTGGCCAGCGTCCTCCCAGAAGGCGCCAGGGAATTCGGCAACACGGATACCGGTGGTCCATCACACCTGCTGCGCCTGCGCCCCGATGTTGACCTCAGGTCCTTGCTTGGATCCGGATGGAGCTACGTGGACCTCAGTTCGCCCTGA
- a CDS encoding SDR family oxidoreductase, with the protein MLAKGYRVLVTASSKGLGKAIARSFLENGASAVTISSRDRENLSRAARELSGIGSGSVYAVPADLTVREQAEGLVDRAYELMGDLDSVVYVTGPPKAGRFLELIPSDWEYASRLLVLSAVWITYRAIDRLRRPGGSIVYMASTSIAEANLDLALSTVLRTSLAGLLKVVSHDAGALGLRANMVLPGLARTDRMESLLRRTSQARGVSAEEAERMMTSGIPLGRAAEPSEVASVAVFLASDAASYVNGATVAVDGGSMLRIL; encoded by the coding sequence TTGCTCGCGAAGGGGTACAGGGTCCTCGTAACAGCGTCATCTAAGGGACTGGGAAAGGCCATAGCTAGGAGCTTTCTGGAGAACGGCGCGTCGGCCGTCACCATATCAAGCAGGGACAGGGAGAACCTGAGCCGTGCAGCCAGGGAGCTCTCCGGCATCGGCTCGGGCAGCGTCTACGCGGTGCCCGCCGACCTCACGGTCAGGGAGCAGGCGGAGGGCCTCGTCGACAGGGCTTACGAGCTCATGGGCGACCTCGACTCTGTCGTGTACGTCACGGGTCCTCCCAAGGCCGGTCGCTTCCTGGAGCTGATCCCGAGCGACTGGGAATACGCATCGAGGCTCTTGGTGCTGAGCGCAGTATGGATAACCTACCGGGCGATAGACAGGCTCAGGAGGCCCGGCGGCAGCATCGTGTACATGGCCAGCACCTCAATAGCTGAGGCCAACCTCGACCTTGCACTGAGCACCGTCCTCAGGACGAGCCTAGCCGGACTGCTCAAGGTGGTGTCCCACGACGCCGGCGCCCTGGGGCTCAGGGCCAACATGGTGCTCCCCGGCCTCGCCAGGACCGACCGCATGGAGTCGCTTCTGCGCAGGACCTCCCAGGCCAGGGGCGTGAGCGCCGAGGAGGCCGAGCGCATGATGACTTCTGGGATACCGCTCGGGAGGGCGGCCGAACCCTCGGAGGTGGCATCGGTCGCCGTGTTCTTGGCGAGCGACGCCGCCAGCTACGTGAACGGCGCCACCGTGGCCGTGGACGGAGGCTCCATGCTGAGGATACTCTGA
- a CDS encoding MFS transporter — MASGVGRLTALGVLRTFAISLVTPYVGLVMYSRGMPIGEVGAYYLALGAASALGQLLGGAASDRIGRRRVMVLGLLLSGAALAAMGLSLRLPGYWPFASTTAVENLLGGISFSALNTMVGDRGNGIRDMVRNYGTVRIGINLGWALGPLVGGALADLLGYGAAFLISGAAVAASSLFALTVEPSGIQGGSGIPDRSYFARISPFVLLYAFIAQFGLTLTVFESAVRGLSLAGIGSLYTINGLMVVALQYPITSRESRGGVLRWLYIGVLFYAVGFYMLSLGSSLWWSMLSVAVLTVGEDFTSPIVSAVANALADPAKRGSYLGAFGMITGLSRSIGAFYGGIAMSEFLRDPLALWGSIDALGAASAISAAFVLAPALRRLRT, encoded by the coding sequence GTGGCATCTGGAGTAGGCCGCCTGACCGCACTCGGCGTGCTCAGGACCTTCGCCATATCGCTCGTGACACCGTACGTGGGACTGGTGATGTACTCCAGGGGCATGCCGATAGGGGAGGTCGGGGCATATTACCTTGCGCTGGGTGCCGCCTCCGCATTAGGTCAGCTCCTAGGGGGTGCAGCGTCGGATCGCATCGGAAGGAGGCGTGTGATGGTCCTCGGCCTGCTGCTGTCCGGCGCTGCCCTCGCGGCCATGGGACTCTCCCTCCGGCTTCCGGGCTACTGGCCCTTCGCCTCGACCACCGCCGTAGAGAACCTCCTCGGCGGCATCTCGTTCTCCGCGCTAAACACGATGGTTGGTGATCGCGGGAACGGCATCAGGGATATGGTGAGGAACTATGGCACCGTGAGAATAGGGATAAACCTGGGATGGGCGCTGGGCCCGCTGGTGGGAGGTGCCCTCGCGGATCTCCTCGGATACGGTGCCGCCTTCCTGATATCCGGTGCCGCCGTCGCGGCATCGTCACTTTTCGCGTTGACGGTGGAGCCCTCAGGGATCCAGGGGGGATCGGGGATCCCGGACCGCTCATACTTCGCGAGGATATCTCCATTCGTATTACTCTACGCGTTCATAGCGCAGTTTGGCCTCACGCTCACCGTCTTCGAGAGCGCTGTGAGAGGGCTGAGCCTCGCGGGCATAGGATCGCTGTACACGATCAACGGCCTGATGGTCGTCGCGCTGCAGTACCCCATAACATCGCGCGAGTCGCGCGGCGGAGTTCTCAGATGGCTCTACATAGGAGTGTTGTTCTATGCTGTCGGCTTCTACATGCTCTCCCTAGGAAGCTCTCTCTGGTGGTCAATGTTATCAGTCGCAGTGCTAACGGTGGGTGAGGACTTCACGTCGCCGATAGTATCAGCGGTGGCAAATGCGCTCGCTGATCCGGCCAAGAGGGGCTCCTACCTGGGGGCATTCGGCATGATCACCGGGTTGTCCAGATCGATAGGCGCCTTCTACGGCGGCATTGCCATGTCCGAGTTCCTCAGGGATCCTCTGGCCCTGTGGGGGTCCATAGACGCGCTGGGCGCCGCGTCCGCAATCTCCGCAGCATTCGTGCTAGCTCCAGCGCTGCGTCGCCTGAGGACGTAA
- a CDS encoding methylated-DNA--[protein]-cysteine S-methyltransferase — translation MPLLVVEERAEGLDAKEAEMKDYVEVLEALLLLLEPGEVTTYGEIAKLLGISPRTVGRLLASNRRVIVVPCHRVVAKDGLGGYSSGGPEVKARLLELESDGKPRIRHLALELIGNNTKSESVPHEASI, via the coding sequence ATGCCGCTGCTCGTGGTCGAGGAACGCGCGGAGGGACTGGACGCCAAGGAGGCGGAAATGAAGGACTACGTCGAGGTCCTGGAGGCGCTGCTGCTCCTCCTGGAGCCCGGCGAGGTGACCACATATGGAGAGATCGCCAAGCTCCTCGGAATCAGCCCGAGGACCGTGGGAAGGCTACTCGCTTCGAACCGCCGCGTGATCGTGGTGCCGTGCCACAGAGTGGTGGCCAAGGACGGCCTGGGAGGCTACAGCTCGGGTGGGCCAGAGGTCAAGGCGCGGCTGCTGGAGCTGGAGTCCGACGGGAAACCCAGGATCAGGCACCTGGCCTTGGAGCTCATCGGCAATAACACAAAGTCTGAGTCAGTCCCTCATGAGGCCAGCATTTGA
- a CDS encoding dihydroorotate dehydrogenase, which translates to MPPDVAHALARYALSLPSTGSLADERLGTVLGNVRLPNPIGLAAGYDKDGLLYDRFSRWGMGFYIVGSITAHRRRPLPRPRLYRSRDGLWMLNAFGLPSEGVIPVSRRINGMRARVPIISNVAGFSLSEFSVLIRAMDSLPQVSAIELNISCPLFDDPAGMDELAALSSGLTRKPLLIKLSPRHSRILENAVHIAEENGLGISVYNTIPVTTDLLGAGRGGMSGLPLYRRTLSALARIREVSDRIPLMAIGGIMTGVQVLEALEAGADAVQALTAVAFRGPIAFRRMSEELLEAMEAKGYRSVSEAKGYRSRALVRAN; encoded by the coding sequence ATGCCGCCAGACGTCGCGCATGCGCTCGCCCGTTACGCCCTGTCCCTGCCGTCCACTGGTTCCTTGGCCGATGAGCGGCTGGGGACGGTGCTCGGCAACGTCAGGCTGCCCAACCCGATAGGACTGGCCGCAGGCTACGACAAGGACGGGCTTCTCTACGACCGGTTTTCGCGCTGGGGGATGGGATTTTACATAGTGGGATCCATAACAGCGCACAGGAGGCGGCCGCTTCCAAGGCCGAGGCTCTACAGATCCAGGGATGGCCTATGGATGCTTAACGCCTTCGGGCTGCCGTCCGAGGGCGTGATACCAGTGTCCCGCAGGATAAACGGTATGCGCGCGCGGGTGCCCATAATTTCCAACGTAGCCGGATTCTCGCTATCGGAGTTCTCCGTGCTCATAAGGGCGATGGACTCGTTGCCGCAGGTCTCGGCAATAGAGCTCAACATCAGCTGTCCGCTTTTCGATGATCCGGCCGGAATGGACGAGCTGGCGGCGCTCTCCTCCGGATTGACGCGGAAACCCTTGCTGATAAAACTAAGTCCTAGGCATTCCAGAATACTGGAGAATGCGGTGCACATAGCGGAGGAGAACGGGCTCGGTATATCGGTCTACAACACGATACCGGTCACCACGGATCTCCTGGGCGCCGGGAGGGGCGGGATGAGCGGTCTCCCGCTGTACAGGAGGACGCTGTCAGCCCTCGCAAGGATCAGGGAGGTCTCGGATAGGATCCCATTGATGGCGATAGGTGGCATAATGACAGGCGTGCAGGTCTTGGAGGCGCTCGAGGCCGGGGCCGACGCCGTGCAGGCGCTGACCGCAGTGGCCTTCAGGGGACCCATTGCGTTTCGCCGCATGTCGGAGGAGCTGTTGGAGGCGATGGAGGCCAAGGGCTACAGGAGCGTCTCCGAGGCCAAGGGCTATAGGAGCCGCGCCCTCGTCAGGGCGAACTGA
- a CDS encoding aminoacyl--tRNA ligase-related protein, with protein sequence MKFTGTAVYRFNHELPGDVLSSLQSFVEDLNRQVLGDGDAKVISASASGDVLRLELESGRRLKIHNAALRIRNHLEGTWGKTYRLGVREVALEGVVVELDREYSVSVKLPYIASISSEGGRTRILLVKLGESEMKKPLLDRLLKLLEDKEARAAWGGKAEHWVMIRRSSERTPSYTEDPNKLLESSGLIKRFSTGQWVYTPTFYALLKPLADLFVEEVVRPLGFREAMFPKMYPLEIGLKTGHLKGTINSMLFATFPRSYDISEFEDVIDYMSITDQVPIEDLAKKLELPNSFLCYAQCEPFYWFFGGEVVSDEGLPVKWFDRSGPSYRWEAGGIYGIERMVEFHRIEVVWMGRTDQAVEIRNQLLEGYRRFMDDVLGLEWRWAWVTPFYLEQSGEVDTGGAEVDINQPGTIDFESWLPYKGDRGDRRSWLEIGNISIHGTKYTKPFRVKHNRGETVWTGCSGFGTQRWLLALLSQRGFDPSNWPNRYREKVAELGVPRPVSEVTYPGSEEGKAALNQLVSLLSNAGLMRD encoded by the coding sequence GTGAAGTTCACGGGCACCGCCGTCTACAGGTTCAACCACGAACTGCCGGGAGACGTCCTGAGCTCCCTGCAGTCGTTCGTGGAGGATCTAAACAGGCAGGTCCTCGGGGACGGAGACGCGAAGGTCATTTCTGCCTCGGCATCCGGCGATGTGCTCAGGCTCGAGCTGGAGTCCGGCAGGCGCCTCAAGATACACAACGCGGCCCTCAGGATCAGGAACCATCTGGAGGGGACTTGGGGCAAGACGTACAGGCTCGGGGTGAGGGAGGTCGCGCTCGAGGGCGTGGTCGTAGAGCTCGATCGCGAGTACAGCGTCTCGGTGAAGCTTCCATACATAGCTAGCATATCATCCGAGGGCGGGAGGACGCGCATATTACTCGTGAAGCTCGGCGAGTCCGAGATGAAGAAGCCCCTCCTCGACAGACTGCTCAAGCTCCTCGAGGACAAGGAGGCGCGGGCTGCCTGGGGGGGCAAGGCCGAGCACTGGGTGATGATAAGACGGAGCTCGGAGAGGACTCCGAGCTACACGGAGGACCCCAACAAACTGCTTGAGTCCTCGGGGCTCATAAAGCGGTTCTCTACCGGGCAGTGGGTCTACACACCGACGTTCTATGCTCTCCTGAAGCCGCTGGCCGACCTCTTCGTGGAGGAGGTGGTCCGTCCCCTAGGCTTCCGCGAGGCGATGTTCCCCAAGATGTACCCGCTGGAGATAGGTCTGAAGACCGGGCACCTCAAGGGCACAATAAACTCGATGCTGTTCGCGACCTTTCCCAGGTCATATGACATCTCCGAGTTCGAGGACGTCATCGACTACATGTCGATCACGGACCAGGTCCCCATCGAGGACCTGGCGAAGAAGCTGGAGCTGCCCAACAGCTTCCTCTGCTATGCGCAGTGCGAGCCATTCTACTGGTTCTTCGGCGGCGAGGTCGTGTCCGACGAGGGGCTGCCAGTAAAGTGGTTTGATCGCTCAGGTCCCTCCTACAGATGGGAGGCAGGGGGAATCTACGGGATAGAGAGGATGGTGGAGTTCCACAGGATAGAGGTCGTCTGGATGGGCAGGACGGATCAGGCCGTGGAGATAAGGAACCAGTTGCTCGAGGGTTATAGGAGGTTCATGGATGACGTTCTGGGCCTGGAGTGGAGATGGGCATGGGTAACCCCATTCTACTTGGAGCAGTCAGGCGAGGTTGACACGGGAGGCGCCGAGGTCGACATAAACCAGCCGGGCACGATAGACTTTGAGTCGTGGCTCCCCTACAAGGGCGATCGCGGAGATCGCAGGTCGTGGCTGGAGATAGGCAACATATCTATACATGGCACGAAGTACACGAAGCCCTTCCGCGTCAAGCACAACAGGGGTGAGACCGTCTGGACGGGCTGCTCCGGCTTCGGCACTCAGAGATGGCTGCTGGCGCTCCTCTCACAGAGGGGGTTCGATCCATCGAACTGGCCCAACAGATATCGGGAGAAGGTCGCGGAGCTCGGCGTCCCCAGGCCGGTCTCCGAGGTAACGTATCCCGGGAGCGAGGAGGGAAAGGCCGCGCTGAATCAACTGGTCAGCCTTCTATCAAATGCTGGCCTCATGAGGGACTGA
- a CDS encoding cytochrome ubiquinol oxidase subunit I → MSTLEAPLLARWLSGVGIMAHLLLASMFIGTITFAVVAEYRYMRTRDEDWRLLARTFAVIATIFLGVGAAFGTLVEFGLVVLWSNFVTLIGSGLVLPFYFELYAFLMEVVLVPIYVFTWGRFRNGWYHWLIGLVAALGALYSAFNILAVMAAMSMRPPGLEIVELPKSIGQVIQYAAVFTSPSGVLNMFWSGAEIFIFHGILAALILSWSAIVGVTIYSQRRSPKPYKLKALRTMLPALTALIAVEGLVIGHYQGELVVQFDPLKLSAIEGMFWSGFKVDPLLSLLAYGDTAHGFWGYFSWPASIRPPSFLPAFYLGFMVAGGVLLGAWSLGLTLYYYDLHKVKGFGWIKGIERLLVGGGPYALVLLAALASIGGAVTAEVGRQPFVLVKAVPSTTGPPEITGIPVGLGGLYNPTLTLTPWLAALIFAVELVMPALAIYMVYLYLNRRVVE, encoded by the coding sequence GTGAGCACGCTGGAAGCTCCGTTGCTCGCACGCTGGCTCTCCGGCGTCGGCATAATGGCCCACCTGCTCCTCGCATCCATGTTCATAGGAACCATCACGTTCGCGGTGGTCGCCGAGTACAGGTACATGAGGACCCGGGATGAGGACTGGCGCCTCCTCGCTAGGACGTTCGCCGTAATAGCGACAATATTCCTGGGCGTGGGCGCGGCGTTCGGGACACTCGTGGAGTTCGGGTTAGTAGTCCTGTGGAGCAACTTCGTGACGCTGATAGGCTCCGGGCTCGTGCTTCCGTTCTACTTCGAGCTATACGCGTTCCTGATGGAGGTCGTCCTAGTACCTATCTACGTGTTCACGTGGGGCAGGTTCCGGAACGGGTGGTATCATTGGTTGATAGGGCTGGTGGCGGCGCTCGGGGCCCTCTACAGCGCCTTCAATATTCTAGCTGTCATGGCCGCAATGAGCATGAGGCCGCCCGGTCTCGAGATAGTGGAGCTTCCGAAGTCGATAGGCCAGGTAATACAATATGCGGCGGTCTTCACCTCTCCCTCCGGGGTCCTGAACATGTTCTGGTCCGGCGCCGAGATCTTCATATTTCATGGAATTCTGGCGGCCCTCATACTCAGCTGGTCCGCAATAGTCGGGGTCACGATCTACAGCCAAAGGAGGAGTCCCAAGCCCTACAAGCTCAAGGCGCTGAGGACGATGCTCCCAGCCCTTACCGCGCTGATAGCCGTGGAGGGGTTAGTTATAGGGCATTATCAGGGCGAACTGGTCGTGCAGTTCGATCCGCTGAAGCTCTCTGCCATAGAGGGCATGTTCTGGAGCGGCTTCAAGGTGGATCCATTGCTCAGCCTCCTAGCCTACGGCGACACTGCCCATGGATTCTGGGGATACTTCAGCTGGCCGGCCTCCATAAGGCCCCCCTCGTTCCTGCCCGCCTTCTACCTGGGGTTCATGGTGGCCGGGGGCGTGCTCCTCGGGGCCTGGTCCCTGGGGCTAACGCTCTATTACTACGATCTCCACAAGGTGAAGGGATTCGGCTGGATAAAGGGCATCGAGCGCCTGCTGGTAGGCGGTGGTCCCTACGCCCTAGTGCTCCTCGCAGCCCTAGCATCTATAGGCGGCGCGGTGACGGCCGAGGTGGGGAGGCAGCCGTTCGTGCTCGTGAAGGCCGTCCCCTCGACGACTGGACCTCCCGAGATAACTGGGATACCGGTGGGCCTCGGAGGGCTGTACAATCCAACGCTCACGCTGACGCCGTGGCTCGCGGCGTTGATATTTGCGGTGGAGCTCGTGATGCCGGCGCTCGCAATCTACATGGTCTACCTGTACCTCAACAGGAGGGTCGTGGAATGA
- a CDS encoding AAA-associated domain-containing protein produces the protein MESDRFPLCVSPDHVMGLLGYLSGLGGVADADAFNKASGVDLDLLPHALVAAEMLGLVTSDSGYIMLTKLGKRLGDESARHARRALGDMLAGVEPFKSLVRLLKERRVLRRDDVIGILRDNRYGEGEEEVARGFRCLLAWLLYAHLAEYDPDEDVIRLPRERRAK, from the coding sequence TTGGAGTCTGACAGGTTTCCCCTCTGCGTCTCCCCGGACCACGTCATGGGCCTCCTCGGTTATCTCAGCGGGTTGGGCGGCGTCGCCGACGCGGATGCGTTCAACAAGGCGTCCGGCGTAGATCTGGATCTGCTACCACATGCCCTCGTCGCCGCGGAGATGCTGGGACTCGTGACCTCCGACTCAGGCTACATAATGCTCACAAAGCTCGGCAAGAGGCTCGGCGATGAGAGCGCGAGACATGCGCGGAGGGCACTCGGGGATATGCTGGCAGGGGTTGAGCCCTTCAAGAGCTTAGTGCGCCTGTTGAAGGAGAGGCGGGTTCTGAGGCGCGACGATGTGATAGGGATACTCAGGGACAACCGCTATGGCGAAGGTGAGGAGGAGGTAGCCAGGGGATTTCGCTGTCTACTGGCGTGGCTGCTGTACGCCCATCTGGCAGAGTACGATCCCGACGAGGATGTGATCAGACTGCCGCGCGAGCGTCGCGCAAAGTGA
- a CDS encoding cytochrome ubiquinol oxidase subunit I: MNAVELATILLAWVFGVHIPLVYTVLGVLWTLPALEYASRGDGRYMAAVKGVARYLIAVYAVGGVFGTIITVFLAGMLPVFTNLAGVLLWPVWATAIAFGVAIALPLIGYWYRTLGHMSPGRHAALGFLTAGFTTVIPLMFRLVFAVVNYPAGVEVVNDPSSLVGFDLVVRNYWALFSNPTYPPLILSTLLGAVAFSNALITFVYGYFSSNPEVVLISRKVALTFGVAAALSGVWYLVELYYYAPTMAWSILGGMPSTIPASLATVFRPTYSLVAPFIAAVILGLVSAVALLMSSRIKSRALNILGLLTSIATVIDVEEVNLLSHLPYAIIPPVSAAEELASQYGVNFALTVAKVLSASTMATTLNALAEFVSMDPAVLYFSMAFFALFTVLVLVGIYMALSWRRGP; the protein is encoded by the coding sequence ATGAATGCGGTCGAGCTTGCTACTATATTGCTCGCCTGGGTCTTCGGAGTACACATACCGCTCGTCTACACAGTCCTCGGCGTACTCTGGACACTTCCCGCACTCGAGTATGCCTCCCGCGGCGACGGGCGCTACATGGCCGCCGTCAAGGGAGTCGCGCGGTACCTCATAGCAGTCTACGCGGTGGGGGGCGTCTTCGGCACCATAATAACGGTATTCTTGGCGGGCATGTTGCCGGTCTTCACGAACTTGGCTGGGGTGCTCCTATGGCCGGTCTGGGCCACGGCCATAGCGTTCGGAGTCGCGATAGCGCTCCCACTGATCGGGTACTGGTACAGGACGCTGGGACATATGAGCCCCGGTAGGCATGCCGCCCTCGGCTTCCTAACGGCCGGCTTCACGACGGTGATCCCGTTGATGTTCAGGCTGGTGTTCGCAGTCGTCAACTATCCGGCAGGAGTGGAGGTGGTGAACGATCCATCATCTCTCGTGGGGTTTGACCTCGTTGTGCGCAACTACTGGGCACTCTTCTCCAACCCGACGTATCCTCCGCTGATCCTGTCGACGCTACTGGGTGCGGTCGCCTTCTCCAACGCGCTCATCACTTTCGTCTACGGATATTTCTCCTCGAACCCCGAGGTCGTATTGATATCTAGGAAGGTCGCGCTCACCTTCGGCGTCGCGGCAGCGCTCTCCGGCGTCTGGTATCTGGTCGAGCTATACTATTACGCGCCCACGATGGCGTGGTCCATCCTCGGCGGGATGCCATCCACGATACCCGCGTCGCTGGCTACGGTCTTCAGGCCGACGTACTCACTCGTGGCTCCATTCATTGCAGCCGTGATCCTTGGACTCGTATCTGCAGTCGCACTTCTGATGTCCTCGAGGATCAAGAGCAGGGCGCTCAACATCCTCGGGCTGCTGACGTCCATAGCGACTGTGATAGATGTGGAGGAGGTGAACCTCCTCTCACACCTGCCGTACGCCATAATTCCGCCGGTGTCCGCTGCCGAGGAGCTCGCATCGCAGTACGGTGTGAACTTCGCGCTCACGGTCGCCAAGGTCCTGAGCGCCTCCACGATGGCCACGACGCTCAACGCCCTCGCGGAATTCGTCTCCATGGATCCGGCGGTTCTCTACTTCTCGATGGCGTTCTTCGCGCTCTTCACGGTTCTGGTTCTCGTCGGCATCTACATGGCACTCTCGTGGCGCAGAGGCCCCTGA
- the rpiA gene encoding ribose-5-phosphate isomerase RpiA, with protein MESNAKRRAAEGALSFLEGAEVVGIGTGSTIMEFVDLMKPDARLYVPSSMETVRALSSRGFRVAHPSSVSHMDIYVDGADEVDADLNMIKGRGGALTMEKLLAHYARSRIFIVDDSKIVSRLGERGPVPIEVLPEALGFVEEGLRNLGLHFEERTCAGKRGPLMSDTRGYILDVEVPRDADPANLDNQLRSIRGVVETGFFLGMADAVVVGYSDRVRILTRST; from the coding sequence GTGGAATCAAACGCCAAGAGGAGGGCAGCTGAAGGCGCCCTGAGCTTCTTGGAGGGCGCTGAAGTAGTTGGAATCGGAACAGGGTCCACGATCATGGAGTTCGTAGATCTCATGAAGCCAGACGCGAGGCTCTACGTGCCGTCCTCCATGGAGACCGTCAGGGCGCTGTCCAGTAGGGGGTTCCGGGTCGCGCATCCCTCATCGGTCAGTCACATGGACATCTACGTGGACGGCGCGGACGAGGTGGACGCCGACCTGAACATGATCAAGGGCAGAGGGGGTGCTCTCACCATGGAGAAATTACTCGCGCACTACGCTAGATCTAGGATATTCATCGTCGATGACTCCAAGATTGTCTCCAGACTGGGCGAGAGAGGTCCAGTCCCCATAGAGGTCCTGCCGGAGGCACTTGGATTCGTGGAGGAAGGACTGAGGAATCTGGGGCTTCATTTTGAGGAGCGTACGTGCGCGGGAAAGCGCGGCCCGCTCATGTCGGATACGCGGGGGTATATCCTGGACGTCGAGGTCCCGCGGGACGCCGATCCAGCGAATTTGGATAACCAGCTGCGGTCCATCAGGGGTGTCGTGGAAACCGGCTTCTTCCTCGGGATGGCGGACGCCGTGGTCGTGGGATATTCGGACAGGGTCAGGATACTGACGCGCAGCACGTGA